Proteins encoded within one genomic window of Tachyglossus aculeatus isolate mTacAcu1 unplaced genomic scaffold, mTacAcu1.pri scaffold_123_arrow_ctg1, whole genome shotgun sequence:
- the LOC119922770 gene encoding olfactory receptor 7D4-like — MERGNQTGALEFLLLGLSDRAEQQQPLFMLFLWMYLLGFLGSLLIILAIGSDPHLHTPMYFFLTNLSLADVCLLSTTVPNMLVNIQTHSKSISYTGCLAQIYFFILFVSLDHFLLTGMAYDRYVAICHPLHYTTIMSPRLCALMVSGSWIISSLYALTHTLMVLRISFCADNKIHHFFCEPTQIIKLSCTDPLINEVVLFVLGALLGIGPLTGLLFSYNRIFSTILRIPSARGRYKAFSTCGSHLSVVSLFYGTAIGVYFGPRSTHTARKESIASVMYSVVTPMLNPFIYSLRNKDMKGALRKFLNRKFL, encoded by the coding sequence atggagaggggaaaccaaaccgGCGCcttggaattcctcctcctgggactgtccgaCCGGGCAGAACAGCAGCAGCCTCtcttcatgctgttcctctggatgtatCTGCTCGGGttcctggggagcctgctcatcatcctggcTATCGGCTCCGAcccacacctgcacacccccatgtacttcttcctcaccaacctctccctggccgacGTCTGTCTCctgtccaccacggtccccaaCATGCTGGTCAATATTCAGACCCACAGCAAATCCATATCCTACACTGGCTGCCTGGCGCAAATATATTTCTTCATTCTGTTCGTAAgtctggaccactttctcctcaccgggatggcttatgaccgctacgtggccatatgccaccccctccactacaccaccatcatgagtccacggctctgtgccctgatggttTCTGGGTCTTGGATCATCAGCAGTCTCTATGCTCTGACACATACTTTAATGGTGCTTCGAATATCCTTCTGTGCAGACAATAAAatccatcacttcttctgtgaacctACTCAGATCATAAAACTTTCCTGCACTGATCCACTCATCAACGAAGTAGTGCTCTTTGTTCTTGGAGCTCTGTTAGGGATAGGTCCCCTTACGGGCCTTCTGTTCTCTTACAATCGTATTTTCTCCACAATTTTGAGAATCCCATCTGCCAGGGGAAGGtataaagctttctccacctgtggctctcatctgTCCGTGGTCTCTTTGTTCTATGGTACTGCCATTGGGGTCTACTTTGGCCCCCGGTCCACCCACACGGCCAGGAAAGAATCTATAGCGTCGGTGATGTACTCGGTGGTGACCCCCATGCTGAAtcctttcatctacagcctgaggaacaaagacatgaaaggGGCCCTGAGAAAATTCCTCAATAGGAAGTTTCTATAG